From the genome of Arthrobacter alpinus, one region includes:
- a CDS encoding FAD binding domain-containing protein, which produces MIAHRFKYSRPRSAEEAAAELAQMDGHETAIISGGTWVVPEMSQHLRKPELVIDLKSAGLAGVRAEADAVVIGPATTYTQLAQSKHTPNFLKKVVVGVTGGSQIRNRGTIGGSACYANPASDIPGALVTLKATLHLRSHGSTRTVEAEDFFLDANVTRLEPGEILESIRIPSKEAGNLFSYEKFKTAQGSWPIVTVGCIAFEEDAARRVVVGGAGATPFVVDLDGQESEEEIAERVREAMRQPWSDVFATADTRRHIACVMTQRAVREIAATKKGEHS; this is translated from the coding sequence ATGATTGCACACCGATTCAAGTACTCACGTCCTCGCTCCGCAGAGGAGGCTGCCGCTGAATTGGCGCAGATGGACGGGCACGAAACAGCCATTATCAGTGGTGGCACGTGGGTAGTGCCTGAAATGAGTCAGCACCTTCGAAAACCAGAACTGGTCATCGATCTGAAGTCAGCTGGACTCGCAGGCGTACGCGCCGAAGCCGATGCCGTTGTGATCGGCCCGGCTACGACATACACCCAACTGGCACAGTCCAAGCACACCCCGAATTTTCTGAAAAAGGTTGTAGTGGGAGTCACCGGTGGCTCGCAGATCCGGAACCGTGGCACGATTGGCGGTTCGGCTTGCTACGCGAACCCTGCATCAGATATCCCCGGCGCGCTGGTGACACTGAAGGCGACGCTGCATCTTCGCTCCCATGGATCCACTAGAACTGTCGAAGCTGAGGATTTCTTTCTGGATGCCAACGTAACGCGCCTAGAACCTGGCGAGATCTTGGAATCGATCAGAATCCCGTCCAAGGAAGCTGGAAACCTCTTTTCCTATGAAAAGTTCAAAACCGCCCAAGGAAGCTGGCCAATAGTCACCGTCGGTTGCATTGCCTTTGAAGAGGATGCCGCACGGCGAGTTGTCGTGGGCGGTGCCGGAGCCACTCCGTTCGTGGTGGACCTGGACGGACAAGAGAGCGAGGAAGAAATCGCCGAGCGGGTACGTGAGGCAATGCGCCAGCCTTGGAGCGACGTCTTCGCAACCGCAGACACCCGCCGTCATATCGCGTGCGTCATGACGCAACGTGCCGTACGAGAAATTGCCGCCACCAAAAAGGGAGAACACTCATGA
- a CDS encoding arylmalonate decarboxylase — MTDVLGWRGVFGVLAPSTNTVVEPDYYRMGVPGVTAHVGRIHIRDQEITSDSAFEALLGQIRGEIDQACSRVLTAEPDYLVMGMSAETFWGGVEGNIKFTQDIESFSGLRVATGADACRKALELFGAKKIGVISPYQEVGDKNVVRFFEEIGHPVSKIKGLRCPTAVSIARVPKETLREAIYEVDHDGVDAIVQVGTNLSAVGLADEMEQILGKPVIAINAATWWLALRENGITDQLSGHGALLREH; from the coding sequence ATGACGGATGTACTTGGTTGGCGCGGAGTTTTTGGAGTTCTCGCTCCTTCAACAAACACGGTCGTTGAGCCGGACTATTACCGCATGGGAGTTCCTGGAGTGACGGCTCATGTTGGTCGGATCCATATCAGAGACCAAGAAATCACCAGCGATTCGGCCTTCGAGGCGCTGCTGGGGCAGATTCGTGGCGAGATTGACCAAGCGTGTTCCCGAGTGTTGACCGCAGAACCTGACTACCTAGTGATGGGGATGAGCGCAGAAACTTTTTGGGGTGGTGTGGAAGGCAACATAAAGTTCACCCAAGATATCGAGTCTTTTTCCGGGCTTCGTGTCGCCACAGGTGCCGATGCGTGCCGGAAGGCACTCGAACTGTTCGGAGCCAAAAAGATCGGTGTTATTTCCCCTTACCAAGAGGTGGGGGATAAAAACGTGGTGCGATTCTTCGAGGAAATTGGACACCCCGTTTCCAAAATTAAAGGGCTGCGCTGTCCGACAGCTGTCTCGATTGCGCGAGTACCCAAAGAAACTTTGCGAGAGGCCATCTACGAGGTAGATCACGACGGGGTGGATGCCATCGTCCAGGTGGGAACGAACCTCTCGGCGGTCGGGCTGGCCGACGAAATGGAGCAGATCTTGGGCAAACCGGTGATTGCGATCAATGCTGCAACGTGGTGGCTGGCGCTACGAGAAAATGGAATCACCGACCAACTTTCCGGACACGGGGCGCTCCTTCGTGAACACTAG
- a CDS encoding xanthine dehydrogenase family protein molybdopterin-binding subunit, which yields MSSPAPTTPATSPSHAFGQPRETIESARHVRGGGKFVADLQLPGMLHVALLRSLTAHARIIDIDVTQARALPGVHAVITGADVQESTSNIYTMAQMHNPPLDIPLHALATDKVRHVGEPVVAVAAKTRAIAEDAIKLIRVTYEDLPPIADADAALAPGAPLVHENIAGNLIMHRQHDFGDAAGVFKNAAHVVRRKLKWPRQTGASLETFGCVAQWEPGVDELTFWSNHQSNVLLWTLGPTLGLPPHRIKGIACDIGGAFGAKFWQPRAMVICALLSRLTARPVRYIEGRVENLVGGDNHGEDRSYDAELALDSSGKMLGLRFSIVEDYGSAFILGPINNAEPLAQATGPYDIPAFAFDFTAVLSNKVPQAAYRGFGGAAHNFMLERLVDAAAVELSLSPVAIRELNLLQPEQFPYRTATGNLYDSGDYPTALHRALEESSYDMWRERQAKARESKDATHAIGIGLVSCQERSVQTGTALWLMFDQEPGRNTTAAESASVRIDAQGTVRVALHSPSLGTPTETIAATVVAEELGVPVDSVSVSRLDTSMAGPAMGPSASRMTVMLSGAVAGAVLEVIEKMRPLAANLLEADPADLVWDPSRTSFAVQGAPDSIATLATIARLANGQALRLPDGSRSGLESTHTYDHPMSSMPNADGSDWGNYAPIVGHTVHIPVVEVDLQTGVVTFLDYFVMHDCGTVVNPDAVRGQVVGATVQGIATALTEELAFDEQARPQNTDFRSYFLPTFLDVPAIRLGHLETPSPFTYRGVKGIGEGGRMAAPAAVVSAIEDALAPYGVRIDEVPVTPEKILNWLGSASAP from the coding sequence ATGAGCTCACCAGCCCCAACCACACCTGCTACAAGCCCATCGCACGCGTTTGGCCAACCGCGCGAGACCATCGAGTCGGCACGACACGTGCGCGGCGGTGGAAAATTCGTGGCCGACCTCCAACTACCTGGCATGCTACACGTTGCGTTGCTGCGAAGTCTCACAGCTCACGCGCGAATCATCGACATCGACGTGACACAAGCGCGAGCCCTTCCGGGTGTGCACGCGGTTATCACCGGTGCAGACGTACAGGAATCCACATCGAACATCTACACGATGGCCCAGATGCACAATCCGCCACTGGACATCCCTCTCCACGCCCTCGCCACCGACAAGGTCCGCCACGTGGGCGAGCCGGTCGTTGCTGTTGCCGCCAAGACCCGGGCGATAGCAGAAGATGCAATCAAGCTCATACGGGTGACCTACGAGGACCTGCCACCGATAGCGGATGCAGATGCGGCACTAGCCCCAGGTGCGCCGCTCGTTCACGAAAACATTGCAGGCAACCTGATTATGCATCGGCAACATGATTTTGGAGACGCAGCTGGTGTCTTCAAAAATGCGGCCCACGTCGTCCGGCGCAAACTGAAATGGCCCCGGCAAACGGGAGCTTCGTTGGAAACGTTCGGCTGTGTCGCACAGTGGGAGCCGGGCGTTGACGAACTGACCTTCTGGAGCAATCACCAGAGCAATGTTTTGCTGTGGACGTTGGGACCGACGTTGGGTTTGCCACCACATCGTATCAAAGGCATTGCCTGCGACATCGGTGGTGCTTTCGGTGCCAAGTTCTGGCAACCCCGAGCAATGGTGATCTGTGCGCTGCTCTCACGATTGACCGCCAGACCGGTGCGCTATATTGAGGGTCGCGTCGAGAACCTTGTGGGCGGTGACAACCACGGTGAAGATCGTTCCTACGACGCCGAACTCGCCCTAGACAGTTCTGGCAAGATGTTGGGGCTCCGGTTCTCAATCGTCGAAGACTACGGCTCGGCGTTCATCTTGGGCCCAATCAACAACGCTGAGCCCCTTGCCCAAGCAACTGGTCCATACGACATCCCTGCCTTCGCTTTTGATTTCACCGCAGTACTGAGTAACAAGGTACCCCAAGCGGCCTATCGAGGGTTCGGCGGAGCAGCACACAACTTCATGCTGGAGCGTCTGGTGGACGCGGCTGCCGTTGAGTTGAGCCTATCTCCGGTAGCAATCCGGGAACTGAACCTGCTGCAACCTGAGCAATTCCCGTACCGCACCGCGACGGGAAACCTATACGACTCTGGGGACTATCCCACCGCTCTCCACCGAGCACTAGAAGAGTCCTCGTACGACATGTGGCGCGAACGTCAGGCTAAGGCGCGCGAGTCCAAGGATGCGACCCACGCCATCGGTATCGGTTTGGTTTCCTGCCAAGAGCGAAGCGTCCAGACCGGCACAGCCCTGTGGCTGATGTTCGATCAGGAACCCGGTCGCAACACCACTGCCGCTGAGTCAGCATCCGTGCGCATCGACGCGCAGGGGACGGTGCGCGTAGCCCTGCATTCCCCATCCCTAGGGACACCAACGGAGACAATCGCCGCAACTGTCGTGGCCGAGGAACTCGGAGTACCGGTCGACTCTGTCTCGGTCTCACGACTTGACACCTCAATGGCAGGACCAGCCATGGGGCCATCAGCCAGCCGCATGACGGTTATGCTGTCGGGAGCAGTCGCCGGTGCCGTCCTGGAAGTCATCGAAAAGATGCGTCCGCTAGCCGCAAATCTGTTGGAAGCCGACCCAGCGGATCTAGTCTGGGATCCCTCACGTACCTCCTTTGCAGTCCAAGGTGCTCCCGACAGCATCGCAACACTGGCCACCATCGCCCGCCTAGCCAACGGGCAAGCGCTCAGGCTGCCAGATGGCTCCCGAAGTGGGCTGGAAAGCACACACACCTACGACCATCCAATGTCCAGCATGCCGAATGCTGATGGCTCAGATTGGGGGAATTACGCCCCGATCGTGGGCCACACCGTTCATATTCCGGTGGTTGAAGTAGACCTTCAGACCGGTGTCGTCACGTTTCTGGACTACTTCGTGATGCACGACTGCGGAACAGTTGTCAACCCTGATGCGGTACGTGGTCAGGTGGTGGGCGCCACGGTCCAGGGCATCGCCACGGCCCTGACCGAAGAGCTGGCATTCGATGAACAGGCCCGACCACAGAACACTGATTTTCGAAGTTACTTTCTGCCCACCTTCCTCGACGTACCTGCTATTCGGTTGGGCCATTTGGAAACACCGTCACCGTTCACGTACCGAGGCGTCAAAGGTATCGGTGAGGGTGGCCGAATGGCCGCGCCAGCGGCGGTAGTTTCCGCAATCGAAGATGCGTTAGCACCCTACGGTGTGCGCATCGACGAGGTGCCCGTCACCCCGGAGAAGATCCTTAACTGGTTAGGTTCCGCCAGTGCTCCGTGA
- a CDS encoding xanthine dehydrogenase family protein molybdopterin-binding subunit has protein sequence MTQTIAPTQSANYVGTSQRKHNGDKFLRGEMIYIDDVRIPGMHFAGIVRSPHPHARIKSVDLSKASNAEGVVFVLSGEDAAKYTDPIPHFISPEAFGGKTTDVRCLAVDKVVYVGEPVAAVVAQTRQDAEAAVELVEVEYEVLPFVIDGEESLKPEAPRIYEHWDDNKVISIPFISGDTEAVFAEAEHILEDELKIQRYSTQPIEPRGYVAVYDVREGSYTFHGACQNPHPLRWVLSHTLRVSENDVRVIAPTVGGAFGLKMHGHPEEPLICILSKLSGKPVKWIEDRTETMLVGAREQMHRFKVSFTSAGKITALKDHFIANVGALGAPPGWGMVFLSGLAFPTGYKIGATDVLATVVATNKSPWNAARGYGKEATALVMERIIDLVARELQMDPLEVRRVNLIEAHEFPYKTAGGLNIDSGDYHAALDKAVTMIGLPALRAEQEELRKENRYLGIGFAFELTPESGDIPGTLVGGFDTSTVKMDPSGKVTVLTGVTTPGGGNDTSILQIVADQVGIEMSDARIIQGDTLLTPYGFGNYSGRSMVTGGNAAYLAAKDIRAKLLVIASRLLEIDESDIDLRGGWARSLSDPSKAIKISEIAYTVYTLAFATATGVEPPLESTRVYQPDNIQHTPDAEGKINIYPTYSNAVHVAVVEVDAETGHVKVRRFGTVHDAGTIINPRFVEGQMEGATTMGIGAALMEHSIHDPATGHLSTNRFKTYLMPRASDVPMFESVHQITPSPYTALGTKGAGEAGVGGAQAAVSNAVHDALAPLGITIRQMPLNPQNVLHAITTQRTGQQA, from the coding sequence GTGACCCAGACCATAGCACCTACCCAGTCCGCCAACTACGTTGGGACATCGCAACGCAAACACAATGGAGACAAATTCCTGCGTGGTGAGATGATATACATCGACGACGTCCGGATCCCTGGAATGCACTTTGCAGGGATCGTTCGTAGCCCGCATCCGCATGCCCGGATCAAGTCGGTGGATCTGAGTAAGGCCAGTAATGCCGAGGGAGTTGTCTTTGTTCTGTCCGGAGAAGACGCGGCGAAATACACTGATCCTATCCCTCATTTTATTAGTCCAGAAGCCTTTGGTGGCAAGACTACGGATGTGCGATGCCTAGCGGTCGACAAGGTCGTGTATGTGGGTGAGCCGGTGGCTGCAGTTGTTGCGCAGACACGTCAGGACGCCGAAGCTGCTGTGGAGTTGGTGGAGGTTGAGTATGAGGTCCTCCCTTTTGTCATCGATGGCGAAGAGTCGCTGAAACCGGAAGCTCCACGCATCTACGAGCATTGGGACGACAACAAGGTCATCAGCATTCCGTTCATTAGCGGAGATACCGAGGCCGTATTCGCCGAAGCCGAGCACATTCTGGAGGACGAACTTAAAATCCAGCGGTACTCCACCCAACCCATTGAACCGCGCGGGTACGTGGCGGTTTATGACGTACGGGAGGGGAGCTACACCTTCCATGGTGCTTGCCAGAACCCCCATCCTCTCCGCTGGGTTCTCTCACACACGCTGCGTGTTTCGGAGAACGACGTTCGCGTGATTGCGCCTACAGTGGGTGGCGCCTTCGGTTTAAAGATGCATGGGCACCCTGAAGAACCTTTGATCTGCATTCTCAGCAAGCTCAGTGGCAAGCCTGTAAAGTGGATCGAGGATAGGACCGAGACCATGCTGGTCGGAGCCCGCGAACAGATGCACCGCTTCAAGGTCTCCTTCACCTCTGCCGGCAAAATTACGGCGCTGAAGGACCACTTCATTGCCAACGTGGGTGCCTTGGGAGCCCCTCCCGGCTGGGGCATGGTCTTCCTGAGTGGCCTGGCCTTTCCCACGGGCTACAAGATCGGCGCCACCGATGTGCTGGCCACGGTGGTAGCCACCAACAAGAGTCCATGGAACGCTGCCCGGGGCTATGGCAAGGAAGCCACTGCCTTGGTCATGGAGCGCATCATCGATCTGGTGGCTCGCGAACTGCAGATGGATCCGCTGGAAGTCCGCCGCGTCAATCTCATTGAGGCCCATGAGTTTCCGTACAAGACCGCTGGCGGTCTCAACATTGATTCCGGTGACTACCACGCCGCCTTAGACAAGGCAGTCACTATGATCGGGCTTCCTGCTCTGCGGGCAGAGCAGGAAGAACTGCGCAAAGAGAATCGCTATCTCGGTATCGGTTTTGCTTTTGAGCTCACACCGGAGTCAGGCGATATTCCCGGAACGTTGGTCGGCGGATTCGACACCTCCACAGTAAAGATGGACCCCTCCGGGAAAGTGACCGTGCTGACGGGCGTGACCACACCGGGTGGAGGAAACGACACGTCGATTTTACAGATTGTTGCGGACCAGGTCGGCATCGAGATGTCAGACGCGAGGATCATTCAGGGCGACACTCTGCTGACGCCGTACGGATTCGGCAACTACAGCGGGCGAAGTATGGTGACCGGTGGAAATGCCGCCTACCTGGCAGCAAAGGATATTCGCGCGAAGCTGTTGGTAATCGCGTCTCGACTGCTCGAAATCGATGAGAGCGACATTGACCTACGGGGTGGTTGGGCCAGAAGTCTCAGCGATCCGAGCAAGGCGATCAAGATCTCAGAAATCGCCTACACGGTCTACACCTTGGCATTTGCTACAGCCACCGGAGTGGAGCCACCGCTGGAGTCCACGCGCGTTTACCAGCCTGACAACATTCAACACACCCCCGACGCGGAGGGGAAAATCAACATCTATCCGACCTATTCCAATGCCGTGCACGTTGCAGTGGTCGAGGTGGACGCCGAAACAGGACACGTCAAGGTCCGTCGGTTTGGCACCGTCCATGACGCAGGGACTATTATCAATCCGCGTTTCGTGGAAGGACAGATGGAAGGTGCAACCACGATGGGAATCGGGGCTGCCTTGATGGAGCACTCGATTCACGACCCAGCAACGGGCCACCTTTCCACCAACCGTTTCAAGACTTACCTCATGCCGCGAGCCAGCGACGTTCCCATGTTTGAATCGGTGCACCAGATAACACCCAGCCCCTACACCGCGCTCGGAACCAAGGGAGCTGGGGAGGCAGGGGTAGGTGGGGCGCAAGCAGCGGTCTCCAACGCGGTGCATGACGCTTTGGCGCCACTGGGAATCACGATCCGTCAGATGCCACTGAACCCACAGAACGTTCTTCACGCCATCACCACCCAGCGAACGGGGCAGCAAGCATGA
- a CDS encoding FAD binding domain-containing protein produces MKLAPLSYQRPANLLEASLMLGSEPVPAVLAGGQSLLPALRLGDRSENSLVDISKLAELRGITQDVEFLTIGAGVPMWDISDSPEVATTAPLLIRVLGSVGAVGIRSRATLGGSLAWADSTSQLPSTLIVLNALVDTTKRTLDAADLQIGQHRTVLSPNELIVRIRIPKNALSGSGFHLVRRTHITWPVVGAVATRESSGLLRLVVFGAAPTPILLVGTDRAKLLKDLSTRLLPFDDERATAGYRRQVAPILASRAFDEAVGSGT; encoded by the coding sequence ATGAAGCTCGCTCCGCTGTCATATCAACGGCCAGCAAACCTGCTGGAGGCGTCGCTGATGCTCGGTTCAGAGCCGGTGCCAGCGGTGCTTGCCGGCGGGCAAAGTCTACTTCCTGCACTGCGCTTAGGCGACCGGTCCGAGAACAGTCTTGTAGACATCTCCAAGCTGGCAGAGCTTCGAGGAATCACTCAAGACGTTGAATTTCTGACGATTGGCGCTGGCGTTCCAATGTGGGACATCAGCGATTCACCTGAGGTGGCCACTACGGCCCCCCTTTTAATAAGAGTTCTCGGTTCAGTGGGAGCGGTCGGAATCCGAAGCCGTGCCACGTTGGGCGGGAGCCTTGCCTGGGCGGACTCCACATCTCAATTGCCCAGCACACTGATTGTCCTCAATGCCCTCGTGGACACAACAAAGCGCACCCTTGATGCCGCGGACCTTCAAATTGGCCAGCACCGAACTGTCCTGAGCCCAAACGAGCTGATCGTGCGAATCCGCATTCCTAAAAATGCGCTGTCTGGATCGGGATTTCATTTGGTCCGGCGAACGCACATCACCTGGCCAGTGGTGGGGGCGGTCGCAACGCGAGAGTCATCTGGACTATTGCGACTAGTCGTCTTCGGAGCAGCACCGACCCCAATCCTGCTGGTGGGCACCGATCGAGCCAAGCTTCTCAAAGATCTATCCACACGCTTGTTGCCGTTTGATGACGAACGCGCTACGGCCGGCTACCGACGCCAGGTCGCTCCGATACTTGCTAGCAGAGCCTTTGACGAAGCAGTTGGGAGCGGGACGTGA
- a CDS encoding (2Fe-2S)-binding protein has product MTNRQHKLPVNVVVNGVRHEVHVDPRLALVDFLREDLELTGTNVGCRTGDCGACTVSVDGDVVKSCLSLAVSADGSEIRTIEGFAGEGEELSPIQTAFWNEFGFQCGYCLPGMLFCTEELLDENPDPNEAEIRHAIDGNLCRCTGYHGIVRSVKAAASARPCASRCAPAPAPE; this is encoded by the coding sequence ATGACCAACCGGCAGCATAAACTTCCCGTGAATGTGGTTGTCAACGGCGTCAGGCACGAGGTCCACGTCGATCCACGTCTGGCGTTGGTCGACTTCTTGCGTGAAGACTTGGAGTTGACCGGTACCAATGTGGGCTGCCGTACCGGCGATTGTGGTGCCTGCACCGTTAGTGTTGACGGAGACGTTGTCAAGTCCTGCCTATCCTTGGCGGTGAGTGCTGACGGTAGCGAGATTCGTACCATCGAAGGTTTCGCCGGAGAAGGTGAAGAGTTGTCACCCATCCAGACGGCATTCTGGAACGAGTTCGGCTTCCAGTGCGGATACTGCCTTCCTGGGATGCTCTTCTGCACCGAAGAATTGTTGGATGAAAATCCTGACCCAAATGAAGCCGAAATTCGACACGCTATTGATGGCAATCTGTGCCGCTGCACTGGTTATCACGGAATCGTCCGGTCGGTGAAGGCCGCTGCCTCGGCCCGACCATGCGCATCGCGATGCGCTCCCGCTCCCGCTCCCGAGTGA
- a CDS encoding quinone oxidoreductase family protein, whose product MRTVVIEAPGNVDDMVVKVSPRPRPHAGEILVQVEAAGVNFIDIYRRTGAYPVDYPHVPGLEGAGVVTELGDGVTEFEVDDRVAWVWVPGSYAEMLVVPVEAALRLENSVDSVTAAACLLQGMTAQYLADSTFAISHEHTVLVHAAAGGVGLMLTQLAAARGARVIGTVSSAEKSAMAYAAGAEHVTRYDLLADITQQLPLLVRDLTDGVGVDVVYDGVGRTTFDASLASLKPHGLLALYGQASGPVPPLDLGRLNAAGSLYVTRPNLMHFISNRGDLERLSAQVMESIANKVIEVQISRSFPLDEAPAAHRFLESRQSTGKIVLTMDPVSSNSSCPDSGG is encoded by the coding sequence ATGCGAACAGTAGTCATAGAAGCCCCAGGGAATGTCGACGACATGGTGGTCAAGGTATCACCGCGGCCTAGGCCACACGCGGGAGAGATTCTGGTACAGGTAGAAGCCGCAGGCGTCAACTTCATTGACATCTACCGACGCACCGGTGCTTACCCGGTGGACTATCCACACGTTCCCGGCCTTGAAGGTGCCGGCGTCGTCACTGAGCTTGGCGACGGCGTTACCGAGTTCGAGGTCGACGACCGAGTGGCGTGGGTCTGGGTGCCGGGGTCGTACGCGGAGATGCTGGTTGTTCCGGTGGAAGCGGCTTTGCGGTTGGAAAACTCCGTAGATAGCGTGACGGCGGCCGCCTGCCTTCTTCAAGGCATGACCGCTCAGTACTTGGCGGACTCAACTTTTGCGATTTCTCATGAGCACACCGTATTGGTTCATGCAGCCGCAGGTGGAGTCGGGTTGATGCTGACGCAGCTGGCTGCAGCACGAGGCGCGCGCGTCATCGGTACGGTATCCAGTGCCGAAAAGAGTGCAATGGCGTATGCGGCAGGTGCCGAGCACGTCACCCGTTACGACTTGCTAGCCGACATAACACAGCAACTGCCCTTGCTGGTCCGTGATTTGACCGATGGCGTTGGTGTCGACGTCGTCTACGACGGAGTCGGACGAACGACGTTTGACGCATCGTTGGCATCATTGAAGCCACACGGCCTCCTCGCACTCTACGGGCAGGCATCCGGTCCGGTTCCGCCTTTGGACTTGGGTCGCCTCAATGCCGCAGGGTCGCTGTATGTGACGCGGCCCAACTTAATGCACTTCATATCCAATCGGGGAGATTTGGAACGCCTAAGCGCTCAGGTCATGGAATCCATCGCGAACAAGGTCATTGAAGTCCAGATTTCTCGATCATTTCCATTGGACGAGGCTCCAGCAGCACATCGTTTTCTTGAGAGTCGACAGAGCACAGGCAAGATAGTCCTGACAATGGATCCAGTATCTTCAAATTCGTCCTGCCCAGACAGCGGAGGTTGA
- a CDS encoding (2Fe-2S)-binding protein gives MRAVNLEVNGIVHEVFVEDRTSLADALREECGLTGTRLGCEHGVCGACTVLINNRPERSCLVLATQTEGDAIGTIEGLAKSPTVLAPIQRAFREAHGLQCGFCTSGMLLTAQSLLEHDPDPSPETIRDWMHGNLCRCTGFDQIVESVQLAASMIKQDQEREE, from the coding sequence GTGAGAGCAGTGAATCTTGAAGTTAACGGTATTGTCCACGAAGTCTTTGTCGAGGATCGAACTTCTCTCGCCGATGCCCTCCGCGAGGAATGCGGATTGACCGGTACCCGCCTTGGCTGTGAGCACGGAGTGTGCGGTGCATGCACGGTATTGATCAACAACCGCCCAGAGCGTAGTTGTCTAGTGCTCGCAACCCAGACCGAGGGGGATGCCATCGGCACCATTGAAGGTCTGGCCAAGTCACCAACAGTGTTAGCTCCCATACAACGAGCTTTTCGAGAAGCACACGGACTTCAATGCGGATTCTGCACTTCGGGCATGTTGCTCACCGCCCAATCCCTGCTCGAACATGACCCAGACCCAAGTCCTGAGACCATCCGTGACTGGATGCACGGCAACCTGTGCCGGTGCACCGGATTCGACCAGATCGTCGAGTCCGTGCAACTTGCTGCATCGATGATAAAACAGGATCAAGAGCGGGAGGAATAA
- a CDS encoding enoyl-CoA hydratase/isomerase family protein: protein MTDTNPTAACDLIRYENSDAVAHIELNRPQESNAIDQPTAQALEMAIDRAAADEAVRAILVTGAGKRFCAGGDLRSMLAADDHALYLEGLAETLDRALRKLAQLEKPVVAAVQGAVAGAGIALILSCDLVIADPSTKFVLAYSGVGLTPDCGTSYLLPRAIGQQRALAMALTNRAVTADEALAWGLIAEVATDGSPTKRAFDLAKSLAAGPHLALGQTRRLIRGGWESTRAEVGAEEARTIARAIATPGAQNLLEKFVAR, encoded by the coding sequence ATGACCGATACCAATCCAACCGCCGCCTGTGATCTCATCAGATACGAGAACTCTGACGCCGTCGCTCACATCGAGCTCAACCGACCTCAGGAGTCCAATGCGATCGATCAGCCAACAGCCCAGGCGTTAGAAATGGCGATCGACAGGGCGGCAGCCGACGAAGCCGTTCGCGCTATCTTGGTCACCGGCGCAGGTAAGCGCTTCTGTGCCGGCGGGGACCTGCGTTCAATGCTCGCTGCGGACGACCATGCACTCTACCTAGAAGGACTTGCAGAAACACTCGACAGGGCGCTGAGAAAACTGGCACAGCTAGAGAAGCCCGTGGTCGCGGCCGTTCAGGGCGCTGTGGCAGGAGCCGGTATAGCACTAATTCTCAGCTGCGATCTGGTGATCGCAGATCCGTCTACCAAGTTCGTGCTGGCCTACTCCGGGGTTGGACTTACACCCGACTGCGGCACGTCGTACCTTCTACCGCGAGCCATCGGACAGCAGAGGGCCTTGGCGATGGCCCTCACGAATCGAGCCGTGACTGCAGATGAAGCCCTCGCCTGGGGCTTGATCGCCGAGGTTGCCACTGATGGTTCGCCGACGAAGCGTGCCTTTGATTTAGCTAAGAGCCTCGCAGCTGGACCGCATTTAGCACTTGGACAGACGCGCCGCCTGATACGTGGCGGATGGGAATCCACTAGAGCTGAGGTGGGTGCCGAAGAAGCCCGGACGATCGCCCGAGCCATCGCTACACCTGGGGCTCAGAATCTGTTGGAGAAGTTCGTCGCCCGCTGA